One Microcaecilia unicolor chromosome 8, aMicUni1.1, whole genome shotgun sequence DNA window includes the following coding sequences:
- the LOC115475983 gene encoding palmitoleoyl-protein carboxylesterase notum2-like, which translates to MKFWEALLLLFFLSEVLSQNKRNPKPNVRTPAQNRKGASSSGEAGRSLSAEEVPPVALPPVENVLVSQLRSPSQAPHPVLKSVDDMKLCFLRNTSVTCNDGTTAGYYLREAKGNKFWIIFLEGGWCCYNRETCDARYKNIRRLMSSSEWPQTKRGTGILSAHLDENPHWWNANTVFVPYCSSDVWSGTQPKGRHEYAFMGSLIIREVIKDLVPKGIKQAKVVMLAGTSAGGTGVLLNIDRVAALLEELEAEAVQVRGLVDSGWFLDVKPSRQADCVDATSCTPTDAIKKGLRLWNAILPEKCKQQFKKGDEWHCFFGHKLYSSLRSPLFVVQWLFDEEQLRIENIQLGIQTLMENQWNHIRNLGREMKNSLRDVAAVFAPACLSHTLITKSNWMDFQVKSVSLPRALHCWERSFQESAKTLKTPLRSCPFHLIDSCQWPHCNPTCPAVHDHTTGQEVNVKQTLLRMGLDLQKKAQELKVDPGNPMGMFRNGG; encoded by the exons ATGAAGTTCTGGGAAGCACTGTTGCTTCTGTTCTTCTTGAGTGAAGTGCTCTCCCAAAACAAGCGCAATCCTAAACCTAATGTCAGGACTCCAGCTCAAAATAGAAAAGGTGCGAGCTCCAGCGGGGAAGCAGGCCGGAGCCTGAGTGCTGAGGAAGTTCCTCCAGTGGCTCTTCCTCCTGTGGAGAATGTCTTGGTCTCTCAGTTGAGAAGTCCGTCGCAAGCGCCTCATCCTGTCCTCAAGTCGGTGGATGACATGAAACTTTGCTTCCTCAGGAACACTTCAGTGACCTGTAATGATGGGACTACAGCAGG GTATTACTTAAGAGAAGCCAAAGGAAATAAGTTTTGGATTATATTCCTAGAAG gaGGCTGGTGTTGCTACAACCGAGAGACCTGTGACGCTAGATATAAAAACATTCGTCGATTAATGAGCTCCTCTGAATGGCCGCAAACAAAGAGAG GTACTGGGATTTTATCAGCCCACCTAGATGAGAACCCCCACTGGTGGAATGCTAATACAGT GTTTGTGCCTTACTGCTCCAGTGATGTCTGGAGTGGAACGCAGCCAAAGGGTCGCCACG aaTACGCCTTCATGGGATCTCTGATTATCCGGGAAGTGATTAAAGACCTGGTACCAAAAGGAATCAAACAGGCTAAAGTAGTCATGTTGGCAGGGACCAG TGCCGGAGGGACTGGTGTGCTTCTGAACATAGACAGGGTGGCAGCCCTCCTAGAGGAGCTGGAGGCTGAGGCAGTTCAGGTCAGAGGACTGGTCGACTCCGGCTGGTTTTTGGACGTTAAACCCTCAAGGCAGGCTGACTGTGTAGACGCCACCTCTTGCACCCCAACTGATGCCATCAAGAAAGGGCTCAG GTTGTGGAATGCAATACTTCCTGAAAAATGTAAACAGCAGTTTAAGAAAGGTGATGAGTGGCACTGCTTCTTTGGCCACAAGCTCTACTCATCCTTGAGGT CCCCACTTTTTGTGGTCCAGTGGCTCTTCGATGAGGAACAGCTGAGAATCGAGAATATTCAGCTTGGAATCCAGACCCTGATGGAAAACCAATGGAACCACATACGGAACCTTGGCCGAGAAATGAAAAACTCATTGCGTGATGTTGC ggcTGTCTTCGCTCCGGCTTGTCTGTCTCACACTCTGATTACAAAAAG CAACTGGATGGATTTTCAGGTAAAGAGTGTCTCCTTGCCCCGAGCCTTACATTGCTGGGAGAGGAGTTTCCAGGAAAGCGCCAAAACTCTCAAGACTCCCCTCCGCAGTTGCCCCTTTCATCTGATTGACAGTTGCCAGTGGCCTCACTGCAACCCCACCTGTCCAGCTGTGCATGACCACACCACGGGCCAGGAGGTGAATGTGAAGCAGACTTTGCTCAGAATGGGGCTTGACCTCCAGAAAAAGGCCCAGGAGCTGAAAGTGGACCCCGGCAATCCGATGGGGATGTTCAGGAATGGTGGCTAA